In Stutzerimonas stutzeri, a genomic segment contains:
- the ctaD gene encoding cytochrome c oxidase subunit I, with protein sequence MSEPIEYRDPQEKARAEAQAERLAAAWKTPTGWRYWSAVNNTEVGLWYTGVSFLFFLFAGVLAMLIRAQLAVPNNDLLSAETYNQVFTLHGSVMMFLFGVPIFEAFSILILPQMLGARDLPFPRLSAYGFWCFIIGGVFVCGSIFFNVAPQGGWFMYPPLTTTYQDGLGADIWLLGLSFIEVSSIAAAVELIVGVLKTRPPGMRINLIPLYSWYILVVAGMILFAFPPLIAGDLLFELERAFGWPFFDASRGGDPLLWQHLFWIFGHPEVYIIFLPAVALVATIVPTAAQRPIVGYTFIVLAAVGTGFISFGLWVHHMFTTGMPGISLAFFSAASEAVAIPTGVQIFCFLATALAGRFLKSVPMLFVAGALAIFVLGGLTGVMVALAPFDFQAHDTYFIVAHLHYVLIGGMLFPVIAGLYYFFPLAMSKTLSDRLGRIAFWLMFIGFNIAFLPMHFTGLLGMPRRVYTYAPDMGFDVLNMVSTVGAFILAGGVAVLVWDVLRPKGKQSYSKRNPWNAGTLEWLAEMPGMPWGSRSIPIIKSRYPLWDQPNLMRDVDAGRFYLPDAEEGKRETLISSIIDAEPIQCLRVPGPTFLSLWAAIFTGGLFIFATYSWYVAALISGGLALITILIWLWTGTAMIPEKPQKDIGLNVTVPLYASGAKSVGWWATFITMIGDMSAFGSLVFGYFFFWTVHDDFPPADASGPGVFWPVLALGLIGASWALTLLARRCNVRDQAVGFYGSLGLATICTLAGGYSMWAGPHFSGLDPTSNVYPATVWVLVLWCLLHLAIGLIMQLYCLARRAAGRMTAVYDIDIRNVALFWHFMLITVGATVAVIAGFPEVS encoded by the coding sequence ATGAGCGAGCCGATTGAGTACCGCGACCCGCAGGAGAAGGCCCGAGCCGAAGCGCAAGCCGAACGCCTGGCCGCGGCCTGGAAGACGCCCACCGGCTGGCGCTACTGGTCGGCGGTGAACAACACCGAGGTGGGGCTCTGGTACACCGGCGTGTCGTTTCTGTTCTTCCTCTTCGCCGGCGTGCTGGCGATGCTGATTCGCGCTCAGCTGGCCGTGCCGAATAACGATCTGCTGTCGGCTGAAACCTATAACCAGGTGTTCACCCTGCACGGCTCGGTAATGATGTTTCTGTTCGGCGTGCCGATCTTCGAGGCGTTTTCCATCCTGATCCTGCCGCAGATGCTAGGCGCACGGGACTTGCCGTTTCCGCGGCTGTCGGCCTATGGGTTCTGGTGTTTCATCATTGGCGGTGTATTCGTCTGCGGCTCGATCTTCTTCAACGTCGCACCTCAGGGCGGCTGGTTCATGTACCCGCCGCTGACCACCACTTATCAGGACGGCCTCGGCGCGGACATCTGGCTGCTCGGGCTGTCATTCATCGAGGTGTCGTCGATCGCGGCGGCGGTGGAGCTGATCGTCGGCGTGCTGAAAACGAGACCGCCGGGCATGCGTATCAACCTGATCCCGCTCTATTCCTGGTACATCCTGGTGGTGGCGGGAATGATCCTGTTCGCCTTCCCGCCGCTGATCGCCGGCGACTTGCTGTTCGAGCTGGAACGCGCCTTCGGCTGGCCGTTCTTCGATGCCAGCCGCGGCGGCGATCCACTGCTGTGGCAGCACCTGTTCTGGATCTTTGGTCATCCCGAGGTGTACATCATCTTTCTGCCCGCCGTGGCGCTGGTGGCGACCATCGTGCCCACCGCCGCTCAGCGGCCCATCGTCGGCTACACCTTTATCGTGCTGGCCGCGGTGGGTACCGGATTCATCAGCTTCGGGCTGTGGGTGCACCACATGTTCACCACCGGCATGCCGGGCATTTCGCTGGCGTTTTTCTCGGCGGCATCCGAGGCGGTGGCAATTCCGACCGGGGTTCAGATCTTCTGCTTCCTGGCCACGGCGCTGGCCGGGCGCTTCCTCAAATCGGTGCCGATGCTGTTTGTTGCTGGCGCGCTGGCGATTTTCGTCCTCGGCGGCCTGACCGGCGTGATGGTGGCGCTGGCGCCGTTCGACTTCCAGGCCCACGACACCTATTTCATCGTCGCTCACCTGCACTACGTGCTGATCGGCGGCATGCTGTTCCCGGTCATCGCCGGGCTCTATTACTTCTTCCCGCTGGCCATGAGCAAGACGCTGTCCGATCGCCTCGGGCGGATCGCCTTCTGGCTGATGTTCATCGGCTTCAACATTGCCTTCCTGCCGATGCACTTCACCGGCTTGCTGGGTATGCCGCGGCGCGTCTACACCTATGCGCCGGACATGGGCTTCGATGTGCTCAACATGGTGTCAACCGTGGGGGCCTTCATCCTCGCTGGCGGCGTCGCGGTGCTGGTCTGGGACGTGTTGCGGCCCAAGGGCAAACAGTCCTATAGCAAGCGCAATCCGTGGAACGCCGGGACGCTCGAGTGGCTGGCCGAGATGCCCGGTATGCCTTGGGGGTCCCGTTCGATCCCAATCATCAAGAGCCGCTACCCGCTTTGGGATCAGCCCAACCTCATGCGCGACGTCGATGCGGGGCGCTTCTACCTGCCCGATGCGGAGGAGGGCAAACGCGAGACGCTGATCAGCAGCATCATCGATGCCGAGCCGATCCAGTGCCTGCGCGTGCCAGGCCCGACCTTTCTCAGCTTGTGGGCGGCGATCTTCACCGGCGGGCTGTTCATCTTCGCCACATACAGCTGGTATGTCGCGGCGCTCATCAGCGGTGGCCTCGCCCTGATTACCATTTTGATCTGGCTGTGGACCGGCACCGCAATGATTCCGGAGAAGCCGCAGAAGGACATCGGTCTGAATGTAACGGTGCCGCTCTACGCGTCGGGCGCGAAATCGGTGGGCTGGTGGGCGACCTTCATTACCATGATCGGCGACATGAGCGCGTTCGGCAGCCTGGTGTTCGGCTATTTCTTCTTCTGGACCGTGCATGACGATTTCCCTCCCGCCGATGCCTCCGGGCCCGGCGTGTTCTGGCCAGTGCTGGCCCTGGGATTGATTGGGGCATCCTGGGCGCTGACGCTGCTGGCGCGGCGCTGCAATGTCCGGGACCAGGCGGTGGGTTTCTACGGCTCGCTGGGGCTGGCGACAATCTGCACCCTGGCGGGGGGTTATTCGATGTGGGCCGGCCCGCATTTCAGCGGGCTCGACCCGACCAGCAACGTGTATCCCGCGACGGTCTGGGTGCTGGTGCTCTGGTGCCTGCTGCACCTGGCCATCGGCCTGATCATGCAGCTTTACTGCCTCGCGCGCCGCGCCGCCGGCAGAATGACCGCGGTGTACGACATCGATATCCGCAACGTCGCGCTGTTCTGGCATTTCATGCTCATCACTGTTGGCGCGACGGTCGCGGTCATCGCCGGCTTCCCGGAGGTGTCATGA
- the coxB gene encoding cytochrome c oxidase subunit II translates to MWFQLSNDILRASQWQRGFCLVLAALLAACDGRQSALDPAGTGAESIATLFWWMCGGALLIWAAVMAITLYATQAHPEEHGIRSARWLILGGGVIFPVVVLTGLLIYGLMLMPQLSSSEDVSMRVEVSGEQWWWRVRYRTDEGEAIDLANEIRLPVGQRVAFSLTSPDVIHSFWIPSLGGKVDMIPGRTNQLVLEPTRTGSFRGACAEYCGTSHALMAFPVVVMETAAFDEWLAQQAQPAQEPESALQRQGQHAFLSNGCGACHRVRGTEADGTVGPDLTHVGSRLSLAAGILPADIDAFQRWIGHTGEIKPDVRMPTFGMLPNDQLTAMAHYLKGLE, encoded by the coding sequence ATGTGGTTTCAGCTGAGCAATGACATTCTGCGAGCAAGCCAGTGGCAGCGCGGCTTCTGCTTGGTGCTGGCAGCATTGCTGGCGGCCTGCGATGGCCGGCAATCGGCGCTCGACCCCGCCGGCACCGGTGCCGAAAGCATCGCAACGCTGTTCTGGTGGATGTGCGGTGGAGCGCTGCTGATCTGGGCTGCGGTGATGGCCATCACGCTTTACGCGACTCAGGCGCACCCCGAAGAGCACGGAATTCGCAGCGCCCGTTGGCTGATCCTGGGCGGCGGCGTCATCTTTCCGGTGGTCGTGCTGACCGGCCTGCTGATCTACGGGCTGATGTTGATGCCACAGCTGAGCTCGTCCGAAGACGTTTCCATGCGGGTGGAAGTGTCGGGTGAGCAGTGGTGGTGGCGGGTGCGCTATCGGACTGACGAGGGCGAAGCGATAGATCTGGCCAACGAAATTCGCCTGCCGGTCGGCCAGCGTGTGGCCTTCAGTCTGACCAGCCCGGACGTGATCCACTCGTTCTGGATCCCCTCGCTGGGCGGTAAGGTCGACATGATTCCCGGGCGCACCAATCAGTTGGTGCTTGAACCGACCCGGACGGGCTCCTTCCGCGGCGCCTGCGCCGAGTATTGCGGCACCTCCCATGCGCTGATGGCCTTCCCGGTGGTGGTGATGGAGACAGCGGCATTCGACGAGTGGCTCGCCCAGCAGGCACAGCCGGCGCAAGAGCCGGAATCGGCGCTGCAGCGTCAGGGCCAGCATGCCTTTCTCAGCAACGGTTGCGGCGCCTGCCATCGGGTACGCGGCACCGAGGCGGACGGCACGGTTGGCCCCGACCTGACTCACGTCGGCAGCCGCTTGAGCCTGGCGGCCGGCATTCTGCCCGCCGATATCGACGCCTTCCAGCGCTGGATCGGCCATACCGGAGAGATCAAGCCCGACGTCAGGATGCCCACGTTCGGCATGTTGCCGAATGACCAGCTGACGGCCATGGCGCACTACCTGAAGGGCCTGGAATGA
- a CDS encoding DUF2238 domain-containing protein: MDADRSHRRYLLTLLLLFLAIWGALAISPVDRHDWLLENQLVLVLAVALLLGHRHYLPSPAAATLIVIYLCIHQLGAHYTYAKVPYDDWWQALTGESLNQALGWERNQFDRLAHLSYGLLLAYPIREVLIRLGLRPGLWSLLLPVDIVLSTSAIYELIEWFGAEALSAGEGRTFLATQDDRWDPQKDMALAAAGAIVAMVLTTMLSGAARQALRRGSSGRSAARS, from the coding sequence ATGGATGCCGACCGCAGTCACCGGCGCTATTTGCTGACGTTATTGCTGTTGTTCCTGGCGATATGGGGAGCGCTGGCCATTTCCCCCGTAGACCGCCATGACTGGCTGCTGGAAAACCAGCTGGTGCTCGTGCTGGCCGTCGCCCTGCTACTCGGCCACCGGCATTACCTGCCCTCGCCCGCTGCGGCGACGTTGATCGTTATTTACCTGTGCATCCACCAACTGGGCGCGCACTACACCTACGCGAAGGTACCCTACGATGACTGGTGGCAAGCGCTGACGGGAGAAAGCCTGAACCAGGCACTTGGCTGGGAGCGCAACCAGTTCGACCGCCTTGCCCACCTCAGCTACGGCTTGCTGTTGGCCTATCCGATCCGCGAGGTGCTTATCCGCCTGGGCTTGCGCCCCGGCCTCTGGAGTCTGCTCCTGCCAGTGGACATTGTGCTCTCGACCTCGGCGATCTATGAATTGATCGAGTGGTTCGGGGCAGAGGCACTCAGCGCCGGGGAGGGACGAACGTTTCTCGCCACCCAGGACGATCGCTGGGATCCGCAGAAAGACATGGCCCTGGCAGCGGCCGGTGCGATCGTCGCCATGGTTCTGACCACAATGCTGTCCGGCGCAGCCCGCCAGGCCCTGCGCCGCGGCTCGTCCGGCCGATCAGCCGCGCGGTCGTGA
- a CDS encoding VanZ family protein, whose amino-acid sequence MNCLRLLPFFAVLAVIVFSGLRPEPIPQVFDQQDKLHHMLGFAALMFSLRLAFSQWSVIWSIAASVGVSALIEIAQSLLPNREASLGDMLANSLGVLLGWGCSHLAYQWYLRRIGVTSDPEVPDAAERLGHPERL is encoded by the coding sequence ATGAATTGCTTGCGTCTCCTGCCGTTTTTCGCGGTTCTGGCGGTCATCGTCTTCAGCGGACTACGTCCGGAGCCCATCCCGCAAGTGTTCGATCAGCAGGACAAGCTGCATCACATGCTTGGCTTTGCGGCCTTGATGTTCTCGCTGCGCCTGGCTTTTTCGCAATGGAGTGTCATCTGGTCGATCGCGGCCAGCGTGGGCGTTTCCGCTCTGATCGAGATCGCTCAGAGCCTTTTGCCTAATCGCGAGGCGTCACTCGGCGACATGCTGGCCAATTCGCTCGGGGTCCTGCTTGGCTGGGGTTGTTCGCATCTGGCGTATCAGTGGTACCTGCGTCGGATCGGCGTGACCAGCGATCCCGAGGTACCTGATGCGGCAGAGCGCCTAGGCCATCCCGAACGCCTCTGA
- a CDS encoding MlaE family ABC transporter permease, with protein sequence MQAVILAIEGDWTLPHYATLRRQVERARRQVTDADQIELHALGELDTAGAGLLAELLGPARVARLSEWAPELPAERQALLKTVAAALDRPPAQQKPETNGIADVLAHVGRSVSSIWNLQRTLLGFIGLTLQTLFTVILSPRRWRITSLVAHIEQTGLDAIPIVALLTFLVGAVVAFLGATVLADFGATIYTVNLVAFSFLREFGVLLAAILLAGRTASAFAAQIGAMKSNEEIDAIRTLGLSPIELLVLPRVLAMLITLPILTFIGMLSGIVGGLTVCALALDISPSMFFNILQRDIPLNHFLVGLGKAPVFAFLIAVIGCLEGFKASGSAQSVGEHTTSSVVQSIFMVILIDAIAALFFMEMGW encoded by the coding sequence ATCCAGGCCGTCATTCTGGCGATCGAGGGCGACTGGACGCTGCCGCATTACGCCACCCTCCGGCGTCAGGTCGAGCGGGCTCGACGCCAGGTGACCGACGCCGATCAGATCGAGCTGCATGCGCTTGGCGAATTGGATACGGCTGGTGCCGGGCTGCTGGCGGAGCTGCTCGGCCCGGCGCGGGTGGCCCGCCTGAGCGAGTGGGCGCCGGAACTGCCCGCGGAACGTCAGGCGCTGCTGAAAACCGTCGCCGCCGCGCTGGATAGGCCGCCAGCGCAACAGAAGCCTGAAACCAACGGGATTGCCGATGTTCTGGCTCACGTGGGCCGCAGCGTGTCCAGTATCTGGAACCTGCAACGCACCCTGCTCGGCTTTATCGGCCTGACCCTGCAGACATTGTTCACCGTCATCCTCAGTCCACGCCGGTGGCGGATCACCTCGCTGGTGGCGCATATCGAGCAGACCGGGCTGGACGCGATCCCCATCGTCGCACTGCTGACCTTTCTGGTCGGCGCCGTGGTGGCGTTTCTCGGCGCCACGGTGCTGGCCGATTTCGGCGCGACTATTTACACGGTCAACCTGGTGGCGTTTTCCTTCCTGCGCGAATTCGGCGTACTGCTGGCCGCTATCCTGCTCGCCGGGCGCACCGCCAGCGCCTTCGCCGCGCAGATCGGAGCGATGAAATCCAACGAGGAAATCGATGCCATCCGCACCCTTGGCTTGAGCCCGATCGAGCTGCTGGTACTGCCGCGCGTGCTGGCGATGCTGATCACACTGCCGATCCTGACCTTTATCGGCATGCTCAGCGGTATTGTCGGCGGGCTGACCGTCTGCGCCCTGGCGCTGGATATCTCGCCGTCGATGTTCTTCAACATCCTGCAGCGCGACATCCCGCTCAACCACTTCCTGGTCGGCCTCGGCAAAGCGCCGGTGTTCGCCTTCCTGATTGCCGTGATCGGTTGCCTGGAAGGCTTTAAAGCCAGCGGCAGCGCGCAGTCGGTAGGCGAGCACACCACTTCCAGCGTGGTGCAGTCGATCTTCATGGTGATCCTGATCGATGCAATCGCCGCGCTGTTCTTCATGGAGATGGGCTGGTGA